The Coregonus clupeaformis isolate EN_2021a chromosome 18, ASM2061545v1, whole genome shotgun sequence genome has a segment encoding these proteins:
- the gins4 gene encoding DNA replication complex GINS protein SLD5 translates to MSDALSDDHDASDMSGGDDGQEDVMTPSELIGKLEEAWLNEKFSPELLENKSEMVECVMEQLTHMEANLQRVRKGDMKASVHRMEIDRIRYVLSSYLRSRLQKIEKFFPHVLEKEKSRAEGDPSFLSPEEFAFAKEYLANTETYLKAVALKHMPPNLQTVDMPKAVPEPCLDSFVFLRVREKQENILVEPETDDQREYVVDLDEGSQHLMRYRTIAPLVSSGAVQLI, encoded by the exons ATGTCGGATGCGTTGTCTGATGATCATGATGCCAGCGACATGAGCGGAGGAGATGACGGCCAAGAAGATGTGATGACTCCATCGGAACTGATTGGGAAACTGGAAGag GCCTGGCTGAATGAGAAGTTCTCTCCTGAGCTTCTAGAGAACAAGTCAGAGATGGTGGAGTGTGTGATGGAGCAGCTGACTCACATG GAGGCCAATCTGCAGCGGGTTAGGAAGGGTGATATGAAGGCCAGTGTCCACCGCATGGAGATTGACAGGATCCGCTATGTCCTCAGCAGTTACCTCCGCTCTCGCCTCCAAAAG ATTGAGAAGTTTTTCCCTCATGTCTTGGAGAAAGAGAAGTCTCGAGCGGAGGGAGATCCTTCATTCCTGTCTCCAGAGGAGTTTGCCTTTGCCAAAGA ATATCTGGCCAACACAGAGACCTATCTGAAGGCTGTAGCTCTGAAACACATGCCCCCAAATCTACAGACGGTGGATATGCCAAAAGCAG TGCCAGAGCCCTGTCTGGACTCCTTTGTGTTCCTGCGTGTGAGGGAGAAACAGGAAAACATCTTGGTGGAACCtgagacagacgaccagag AGAGTATGTTGTGGATCTTGACGAGGGTTCTCAGCATCTGATGCGGTATCGCACTATAGCACCTCTGGTTTCAAGTGGAGCAGTACAGCTCATTTAA
- the LOC121530900 gene encoding AT-rich interactive domain-containing protein 5A, with protein sequence MVLDPERERDTSQRPVREEGRGVEGTLNQNSAAMEISDSASECEERPSSSPMETEERSFIASLHCFMKDRGTPIERIPHLGFKQINLWKIYKAVEKLGSYDSVTSRRLWKNVYDELGGSPGSTSAATCTRRHYERLVLPFERQLRGEEDKPLPPSKPRKQYKRSPDGKGSKSEVKRKRPHLEKETDSEGQVHSTPLSSWTTPSERLHPDHPPPNSETTVCDDLSSSACTLSHPAQGPTSCPWRGSQLQSAAADIISPLEKKKRMAQASLSQSQDSQSPRQGDCKGRPSVIHCSQSPGLLPPSRTRTTSEGSPLPPSSSSSRSPSPYSISSEDCPALTEDRPPVPKPEVPVHFSSNPISAHSGVHKPRTCSPDVKEYVGFPGGQRDFPQVSPLPVETVSIKGQSKNSVWSPVCNGSNRRPAHQIHPPTSCTYTVRSCLVPSTSSFTKVYPKSMESLRPIPFQPGYTFHQNPNRPMLHDDGLIYKKKLHMVPRHYQMEKKEKSRTMLPKPLPTQQPVFHPNASIPVSYLIPAYDRTRGDSGQKPPVHPLFLPTHVRLSQSQTNPMYRHAPTGHTHTSSYEPALYSYPYHIPMCNPHTGYSITGVHYPHTRL encoded by the exons ATGG TATTAGATCCTGAAAGGGAGCGAGACACCAGTCAGAGACCAGTCAGGGAGGAGGGCAGAGGTGTGGAGGGGACACTGAACCAG AATTCTGCAGCAATGGAGATTTCTGACTCAGCCAGTGAATGTGAGGAGAGGCCCAGTTCTAGCCCaatggagacagaggagaggtccttcatagccagtttgcactgtttcATGAAGGACCGAGGCACACCCATTGAGAGGATACCACACTTGGGCTTTAagcaga TTAACCTGTGGAAAATCTACAAAGCTGTTGAGAAGCTTGGCAGTTACGACTCT GTGACATCGCGGCGGCTGTGGAAGAATGTGTATGATGAGCTGGGCGGCAGCCCAGGCAGCACCAGCGCTGCTACCTGCACCCGCAGACACTATGAGAG GCTTGTTTTACCCTTTGAGAGACAGTTGAGGGGGGAGGAGGACAAACCTCTGCCTCCGAGCAAACCACGCAAACAGTACAAGAGGAGTCCAGATGGCAAGGGGAGCAAGTCTGAGGTCAAGAGGAAGAGGCCCCATCTGGAAAAGGAGACAGACTCTGAG GGCCAGGTACATTCTACTCCATTGTCTTCATGGACTACTCCATCTGAAAGGCTCCACCCAGACCATCCTCCACCAAACAGTGAGACTACCGTGTGTGACGACCTCTCTTCCTCAGCATGCACCCTATCTCACCCAGCCCAGGGCCCTACTTCATGCCCCTGGAGAGGAAGTCAGCTCCAGTCTGCTGCTGCAGATATCATCTCTCCTCTGGAGAAGAAGAAGCGTATGGCCCAGGCCAGCCTGAGCCAGTCCCAGGACTCCCAGAGCCCCAGACAGGGGGACTGTAAGGGCAGGCCCTCTGTGATCCACTGCTCCCAGTCCCCAGGGCTGCTCCCTCCCAGCCGGACACGCACTACCTCTGAgggctctcctctccctccgtcgtcctcctcctcccgtAGCCCGTCCCCCTACTCCATCTCTTCTGAGGACTGTCCAGCACTAACTGAAGACAGGCCGCCAGTACCAAAACCAGAAGTACCCGTTCATTTTTCCAGCAACCCTATATCTGCCCACAGTGGGGTCCACAAGCCTCGGACCTGCAGCCCTGATGTCAAGGAATATGTTGGCTTCCCTGGAGGACAAAGAGATTTCCCTCAGGTCAGCCCCCTACCAGTTGAAACCGTCTCTATCAAAGGTCAGAGTAAAAACTCTGTATGGAGCCCAGTCTGCAATGGGAGTAACAGACGTCCAGCTCACCAGATACACCCACCAACGTCTTGCACATATACTGTTAGATCTTGCTTGGTTCCATCCACCTCCAGTTTCACCAAGGTTTATCCCAAGTCTATGGAGTCTTTGCGGCCTATACCCTTTCAGCCAGGTTACACATTCCATCAGAACCCAAATAGGCCCATGTTGCATGATGACGGTCTGATCTATAAGAAGAAACTACATATGGTCCCTCGACATTATCAGATGGAGAAAAAGGAGAAGTCCAGGACCATGTTGCCCAAGCCACTTCCAACTCAACAACCTGTGTTCCACCCTAATGCCAGCATTCCAGTGTCCTACCTCATCCCAGCCTATGACAGGACAAGGGGAGACTCTGGGCAGAAGCCACCTGTACACCCTCTCTTTCTACCTACCCACGTCAGACTGTCCCAGTCCCAGACCAACCCTATGTACCGCCATGCCCCAACGGGACACACCCATACTTCCTCTTATGAGCCTGCTCTCTACTCCTATCCCTATCACATTCCTATGTGTAATCCCCATACTGGATACAGCATCACTGGTGTACATTATCCTCACACCAGGCTTTGA